The genomic interval gaaagaaacGCCTATCTACCCTTCCTATTTTTTTGGATACGTTGTTGGATACAAGGATCCTTTTTTGGCCTTAGGGTCTTCTGACGTGCGCTCTCTTATCACATTCGGAAcgcctcggccatttttcatcaaaaacaacatcggatgtatatggacggtttacaatgtcagatatCCATACAGCTTAACTTcgttgcaagtagatcgcgtagtaatttcgaTATAGTAGTTAAACTGTTTGATTATACTCTTGGgaatcataattgtttatgcAAGTATATACCTCACTAGAAATCAATTTAATCTTAGTTATAAAACATAGACGTTAaaatactattaataataaataccattatttaaattttacgaactattcTACGGATGTACCTGCATGCATGCGAGATTGTTTCGATGGAAATagccaaggagttccgaatgctgtTACCATAGATCAAtaaaagcgctgaaagcgttgaaaggctgtaagagaaacaaacaaagatttcacatgttttacaattctgttcacaggAAGCAATAATGGAATCAAAAATGCTATTTTGAATGATACAAAACTGTAACAGAAAAGTACTTGTCATTGGATAAGAATAGGTactgtaaatttatttaatttcattacaaCAAGCTGGTTTCATAACAGTAAcagaaaaaacatatatgtactaGGATATACGAACATTGGATTCGTCTTGCAGGTTTATGGCTGGGTAAAATTAATAAGTTAAGTCTTATATTGGCTGAGGacgttttgtctatttgtagcAGGTAATGTCAGGCAGGGTTTTTTAGccaacacattttatttctttacgtAATAATCTTTAATTATCTACACCAGTAATTTGTCATAATGAACGTTCGGCTGGAATTGACAGACAATGCTAAATTTTAGGTTCGGAAATGGTTGGGCTCAGCAAGCATTGCGTCACCTGTTATTTGACCTTATTTTAGGTTCAAAAGTGGCTGGGATCAGCAAGCGTTGCTACACCTGTTATTTGACCTTATTTTAGGTTCAAAAGTGGCTGGGATCAGCAAGCGTTGCTACACCTGTTATTTGACCTTATTTTAGGTTCAAAAGTGGCTGGGATCAACAGGCAATGCTACACATGTAATATGACCTTATTTAAGGGTCGTAAGTTGCTGTTATCGACAGATAATGCTTCACCTGTAATATTCTCTTATTTTAGTGGCAGGGATCGGCAGATAATGCTACAGCTGTTATATGACCTTATTTCAGGGACTGATTCGGCTCAGATTGACAGGCGATGCTACATGTGTACAGACTGTAACGAAACAACACAGGAAAATATTTACACAGCACCCTGTCCAGGAAGTTGCTACAAGTTTTCTGGGGAAAATGAGAATAGGCACAAAAGTAAGACTGTCTTCATTAGTTTTAAGATGCACTCtgactcccaaataagatttaccacaattaatacacttgttttatatgccaaaaaaagataaataaatgtcgaaaacaatggttgcTATGAGGAATACCGAGTTTCATTTGacagaaaggtgcagaaaaaatggtatttctaccgtatgagaccatagtagatcacagtaaatcttttagcattaaccatttaatatttttttcgttttcatgtattaaattcacggttacaattttgttatcagtaataaaaaaaaaaactataaatatattatttagtaagttgttcaaggtgtgtatcactcaaaaattatgtttgtcatacatggTTATggattgattttgaattagagtgtcactttgaagctgcactctcgcagatacatcgtttttacaactatttttagtttttgtcttggacaGAGCAAATCATTTGCAGACAAAAGatcggatcgcagattttcttgtttccgttcgaaaattaatgttttatagtttaactaacgatttaagaaaaatgaataaaacatcaacttttgaacttaaatataaaaatctgggatctattttttttgtcagcagtcttatataactgctttccacacattttcgcaaaaaatggctcgttccaagacaaaaaaataaaaaagttgtcaaaacgttaaatctgtgagagtgcagctttaagtcaacGTTATTTCAAAGTGACATCTTTACGGACATTTGTCCCATTGGTACACTCGACAGTATGaattttaacaaagtattacactttttctgttcaaaattttttaattcaaaaactTAACCTGGTTTAAAGCAAACGCCACCTGTTCAACACCTGTATGCCACCTTTACGCCACTTATACGCCACCTGTTCGCCACCTGTATGCCACTTTTACGTCACTTATACGCCACCTGTTCGCCACCTGTATGGCAAATTTACGCCATTTATACGCCACCTGTATGCCACCTTTACACCACTTATACGCCACCTGTTCGCCACCTGTATGCCACTTTTACGTCACTTATACGTCACCTGTTCGCCACCTGTATGGCAACTTTACGCCACTTATACGCCACCTGTTCGCCACATGTTTGCCACCTTTACGCCACTTGTACGCCACTTGTTCGCCACCTATTTGCTACCTTTACGTCACTTGTACGCCACTTCTTCGCCACCTGTTTGCCACATTGACGCCACTTATCGCCACCTGTATGCCACCTTTACGCCTGCTGTTCGCCACCAGTATGCCACTTTTACCCAACCTGTTTGCCACCTGTTTGCCACCTTGACGCCACTTATCGCCACCTGTATGCCACATTTACGCCACCTGTTAGCCACATGTATGGCACCTTTACGCCACTTATACACCACCTGTTCGCCACCTATTTGCCACCTTTACGCCACTTGTACGCCACCTGTTCGCCACCTATTTGCAAGCTTTACGCCATTTGTAAGCCACCTGTACGCCACCTGTATGCCACCTTTACGCCACCTGTTTGCCACCTGTTCGCCACCTATTTGCCACCTTTATATCACTTATACGCCACCTGCTCGCCACCTGCTTGCCACCTTAACGCCACTTGTACACCACCTGTTCGCCACCTGTTTGCCACCTGTTTGCCACCTTGACGGCACTTATCGCCACCTGTATGCAACCTTTCCGCCACCTTTACGCCACCTTTACGCCACTTGTACCCCACCGATACAAagcagttaaacataataaatatgtttgtttcagttattCACCGTGGCTGTTTGTCACTCGGTGCCGaaagtgcacgcttccacaagaATACGGAAGTTACAGTGAAGATTGAAAAATACAAGGGGGATTTCATCATCTGCAATGGACACAAGTGTAACGCAGCGACATCTATGTTTGCCACTGTTTGGATAACCGCGATTGTCTTTGCGTGTCTAGCCTGTCTTGATGTTTTGTTTGGTTAGATTCTATAAGTTATTTGGTTGCTTTTGGTTCTTAGAGTTGATgttccagtttgcttcaaatttgaagccaggagagccctcaaaagaaCTTGTGGAAGCGAAATGTTTAACTTTAGGTCACAACGTCTTTATGCAATTTTCACACTTTTTCACAATCTTCTACATTGTTTTGggtttataatgtaataaacGCTCTAAACGACGTCCACATAATCTTACGAAAACAGGGTTGCCTTGTAGCAATGACAGTAAGGTTAGGAGgtattcggagctcctcggccatttttatcgaaaaaaaacacactcggaattatatggacggtttacaatgtcaaaaatcAGTAcatttaagtccgctgcaagtagatcgcgtagtatttaagtttagcagttaaacttaatgtcTTAACTGTCTAGAATcctaattatgtttgcaataaaactcttcactggcaatcaatttaaacttagatcaacaaatacaagctaaatcactatgtacatttaatttatgatatacatgtaattcgAAATTATACGAACTACTGCTTccgatgtaccggcatacatccgagttGTTTTTTTCGATAAAAGTGGCCGAGGAGATCCGAATGGGTTGGGAGGTATTTGAGGGTAGGTAGGGAAACCGGAAACAAACTCCTTTTGTTACGCCTCAGTCGCTAAAACGAAATGCATTGTGGTTCCAAACTGGAACAAAAACACGATGTGCTTATACTTCTTTTGCAGTTATCAATACGGAATGAATGAAATTATATAACCCACCTCTGCCcactattaaagctgcactcccatagattgaacgttttgacactttgttttattttttgtcttggaacgagccaatttttgcgtaaatgtctttAAACCAATGATACAACACCCTTGACAAATGATCGAGTCGCAGTTttgcatatttatgttcaaaatatgatgttttatgcagtttgttaaagcgttactaacgcttttagccataaaacattaattgtcgaatggaaatatgaaaatctgcaatcagaacttttgtcagcagtcttatattactggtatTCAGATATTTACCCCAAATTGGCTTATTccatgacaatttttttttatataaataaagtttcaaaacggttaatctgtaagagtgcagttttaaatatatttatcgatggtgtatttttgtactctttttaaaatatgtttgataccaaaatttgttaacatGTATGCTTTAAACTGTGTTATCCAGTGGTTTGACGTTAATAGTACCACATCGTCGGATAAGGccaaaaacattgtttgtttagggtaaccttcccaaagtttctaggtagggtagggagggtaggtagggatttatttttttttttattttttttttcaaaatctgtcgtaagttcagagtgttttcttgcacatggcagtcttttctacattactgtcattgcctgactttgttttatcatataaacaataattctgattaaaatctgcatttatccgcccttcgtagctctgtattcgctaacgaatatttattttgctcagaaacggaaaaaaaaaaattataggtagggtcgggttacccgaaacagacatattttttttagtccTAACCCGTTACACTACCATGTTATGCTTTGTTGTATACCGCGGACGACTTTGTCACtaggaaaatctcgtaatcatgaattATTAAAGAGTCAATTGGATTGGTTCCGAATGCTTTCATGTAGAAAAATGTTTCGGTATTGAACCGAGGCCGTCTTTTCAGAAATAATCCGTATTTATTTCTTAGTCAGCAGTCAACTCAACTAGGCTATGCAGGCTTccaaatgttattgaaaaatatttaatagtaacaTGCGAATTGACAAAAATAGTTGActcccctgcctcatgcatattcattaaaagagattttgtcagtcaactGTCCCAAGGTATTTATGAATAATGATGGAATTAAGTAACCTGGGTGCCGACGGTTGTGGGGCCATGACTTAGCCAATCTCTGGTAAACGgctttattataataaaacaaaatgagagCTGGCAATAGTGCAATCAAAATGccgaaaaacaaataaaaatgttcttgaAGACTTAAAGTGTGCTTTCGATATCCATATATCGTTGAATTAATGccattgttataaatatgttaagtaacaaatgaataaaataagcGAAGGTACTACAAACGTTACTGGAAAATTTAACAGTCCTACTTGATCACAATTGATCGTCCATCTTATACGACTATACCCCCAACAGAGCTTttgaaaaagtgtcttcttacggttgtaatgcaccagtcaattgtaaccacgcccccccccccccacatacacacacaggtTCGGGGGTATAACGGGGATAGCCGGGTAAATgtgccgtgtttttaccttcaggttgccccacagtgccgggtgaatgcggtggttttgttttcatgtcaaatatagcggggaatgggccttacctataGTCatttgggtgcgggggcatttggcgggggtttcacgagcagttcgtccccgcacgGCGGGGACTTTGCCCGGGGTTggttggaccgaaagtcaaagtccccgctattccccggacctggggttgGGGGGAAGGGCGTGGTTACttctgactggtgcattatacgaCCATACCCCCTGCAGAACTATTGAAAAATGTCTTCTTACGGTTGTAAGCGGAGCGTGCACCAGTTATCCCACTAGCCgatacattttatttagaaaggccaagataataaatgtttatctttcgaaaaaatatttatatttataaatctgtaagtatttttttgatgaatgcatttatttgctcacgaatatatatgcaatacacttatcgtcgtGTATTAAAGTCAGATACAGCTACtcgttttttatttaaaagtgtcctcttacagacgtaacaaaccgtttcgctaggacgaacaccaattttTTCGCCTCGGACAAAACTAGTTTTCGTCCTAGCGAAACAGCTTCCTACGTCTGTAAAAggacaattttgaagaaaaacacgTACTGTTTCTATTACTTGCACACAAACAAAGAAGCTAGTAAGTGCatcaatcaattgtaaccatacCGGGaatagccagggaaatgggccgtgtttttaccttccaggtaaATGCGGTGATTTTACTTCACGCCAAAAAAAGCTGGGATGGGCctggtgcgggggcatttagcTAGTATTTTACTAGCAGGCGGTCTCCGCTGTACGGGGACTTTACCCGccttggctggaccaaaagtcaaagtccccgctattccccggaccaggGAGGCGGGGGCGTGTCGTAGTTACAATTAAATGGTGCATAGCTACTATAAGCTTCTGCTTGGTAAATGAACTTCGATTTCTGAATAAACTAGCTTGTTTCATGCAGTAAACCCAAGACATACAGCCTCACAGGCTGTTTAAAACCTGAGACCAATGTATATGAATGTATAAGTGGATTTACAAGATATGtaatcattcggagctcctcggccatttttatcgaaaacatcagttttaaaattaatccGTCCACCTGTACAACATACCTGATATTCAttgcatgccccccccccccccttcttgCAAGATATCATTTTAATCAGCGTTGACACTGAAATTGCGTCTTTGCATATGCAGACAGTATGCGTGGCTATATGCGCATACGCTTACGGCAATTACTTCATCAGGAGGAGCCGTCTTCAGCAATAAGTAACGATtcttcacaaacaagaaacataacattTTACGCCGGAAGGCGACATTTTGCCtcgaatgatgacttaaaagaatgttaatttttccttgtcttcaccattttaaatggaaCAAAAGGCAGTCTATATCGCTTTAAGAGCCACgctttcgttttattaccggagcttgattaggtgattagtttcctcaaacacttcgacaaacctgtttccaaaataaggTGAGGCCATTCAGTATCACAAGGCTGGTAATGGGTAGGCCATTCCTTATAACAGGGTTGGTAATGGGTATCCCATTCCGTATCACAGGGCTAGTGACGGGTAGTCCATTCCATATAACAGGGATGGTGATGAGCAGGCTATTGTGTATCACAGGGCTTGTGATGGATAGGCCATTTCGCATTATAGGGGCTGGTGATGGGTAGGCCATTCCGTATCACATGGCTTGTGATGTGTAGGCCATTCCGTATCACATGGCTTGTGATGGGTAGGCCATTCTATATAGCAGGGATGGTGACGACCAGGCTATTGTGTATCAGAGGGCTGGTGATGGGTAGGTAATTCCATAAAACAATGCTGGTGATGGGTAGGCCATTCCGTATCACAAGACTGGTGATTGGTAGGTCATTCCGTATCACTGGGCTGGTGATTGGTAGGTCATTCTGTATCACAGGGCTGGTGATGGGTAGGCCATTCCGTATCACAGGGCTCGTGATGGGTAGGCCATTCCGTATCACAGGACTGGTGATTGGTAGGCCATTCCGTATCAAAGGGCTGGTGATTGGTAGGCCATTCCGTATCGCAGGGCTGGTGATGGGTAGGCCATTCCGTATAACAGGGCTGGTGATGGGTAGGGCATTCCGTATCACAGGGCTGATGATGGGTATGTCATTCCGTATATCAGGGATGGTGATGGGTAGGTCATTCCGTATCACAGGGCTGGTGATTGGTAGGTCATTCCGTATATCAGGGATGGTGATTGATAGGCCATTCCGTATCACAGGGCTGGTGATGGGTAGGCCATTCCGTATCACAGGGCAGATGATGGGTAGGTCATTCCGTATATCAGGGATGGTGATGGGTAGGTCATTCCGTATATCAGGGATGGTGATGGGTAGGTCATTCCGTATCACAGGGCTGGTGATTGGTAGGTCATTCCGTATATCAGGGATGGTGATAGATAGGTCATTCCGTATCACAGGGCTGGTGATGGGTAGGCCATTCCGTATCACAGGGCAGATGATGGTTAGGTCATTCCGTATATCAGGGATGGTGATGGGTAGGTCATTCCGTATATCAGGGATGGTAATAGGTAGGCCATTCCGTATCACAGGGCTGGTGATAGGTATGTCATTCCGTATCACAGGGCTGGTGATGGGTAGGCCATTCCGTATCACACGGCAGATGATGGTTAGGTCATTCCGTATCACAGGGCATATGATGGGTAGGTCATTCCGTTTATCAGGGATGGTGATGGGTAGTTCTTTCCGTATCACAGGGCTGGTGATTGGTAGGTCATTCCGTATATCAGGGATGATGATAGGTAGGCCAGTCCGTATCACAGGGCTGGTGATGGATAGGTCATTCCGTATCTCAGGGCTGGTGATGGGTAGGTCATTCCGTATCACAGGGCTGGTGATGGGTAGGTCATTCAGTATCACAGGGATGGTGATGGGTAGTTCATTCCGTTTATCAGGGCTGATGATGGGTAGGCCATTTCGTATACTAGTATCCGGGCTGGTGATGGGTATGTCATTCCATATCACAGGGCTGGTGATGGGCAGGCCATTCCATATATCAGGGCTGGTTATGGGTAGGCCATTCCGTATCACAGGGCTGGTGATGGGTAGGCCATTCCGTATCACAGGGCTGGTGATGGGTAGGCCATTCCGTATCACAGGGCAGATGATGGGTAGGTCATTCCGTATCTCAGGGCTGGTGATGGGTAGGTCATTCCGTATCACAGGGATGGTGATGGGTAGGTCATTCCGTATATCAGGGCTGGTGATGGGTAATTATTCCATGTATCAGGGCTGGTGATGGGTAGGTCATTCCGTATCACAGGGCTGGTGGTGGGTATGCCATTCCGTATCTCAGGGCTGGTGATGGGTAGGTCATTCCGTATCTCAGGGCTGGTGATTGGTTGGTCATTCCATATCACAGGGCTGGTGATGGGTAGGTCATTCCATATCACAGGGATGGTGATGGGTAGGTCATTCCGTATATCAGGGCTGGTGATTGGTTGGTCATTCCATATCACAGGGCTGGTGATGGGTAGGTCATTCCATATCACAGGGATGGTGATGGGTAGGTCATTCCGTATCTCAGGGCTGGTGATTGGTTGGTCATTCCATATCACAGGGCTGGTGATGGGTAGGTCATTCCATATCACAGGGATGGTGATGGGTAGGTCATTCCGTATATCAGGGCTGGTGATGGGTAGGCCATTCCGTATCACATGGTTGGTGATTGGTAGGCCATTCCGTATCACAGGGATGGTGATTGGTAGGCAATTCCGAATATCAGGGATGGTGATTGGTAGGTCATTTCGTATATCAGGGGTGGTGATGGGTATGTCATTCCGTACCACAGGGCTGGTGATGGGTAGGACATTCCGTATCACAGGGCTGGTGATAGGTTGGTCATTCCGTATCTCAGGGCTGGTGATGGGTAGGTCATTCCGTATCGCAGGGCTGGTCATAGGTTGGTCATTCCGTATCACAGGGCTGGTGATGGGTATGTCATTCCGTATCTCAGGGCTGGTGATGGGTAGGTCATTCCGTGTCACAGGGCTGGTGATGGTTAGGCCATTCCGTATTACAGGGCTGGTCATAGGTTGGTCATTCCGTATCACAGGGCTGGTGATGGGTATGTCATTCCGTATCTCAGGGCTGGTGATTGGTAGGTCATTCCGTATCACAGGGCTGGTGATGGTTAGGCCATTCCGTATTACAGGGCTGGTGATGGTTAGGCCATTCCGTATTACAGGGCTGGTGATGGTTAGGCCATTCCGTATTACAGGGCTAGTGATGGGTAGGTCATTCCGTATCTCAGGGCTGGTGATGGGTAGGTCAGTCCTTATAACAGGGCTGGTGATGGGTAGGTCATTCCGTATCACAGGGCTGGTGATGGTTAGGCCATTCCGTATTACAGGGCTGGTCATAGGTTGGTCATTCCGTATCACAGGGCTGGTGATGGGTATGTCATTCCGTATCTCAGGGCTGGTGATGGGTAGGTCATTCCGTATCACAGGGCTGGTGATGGTTAGGCCATTCCGTATTACAGGGCTGGTGATGGTTCGGCCATTCCGTATTACAGGGCTGGTGATGGTTAGGCCATTCCGTATTACAGGGCTGGTGATGGGTAGGTCATTCCGTATCTCAGGGCTGGTGATGGGTAGGTCAGTCCTTATAACAGGGCTGGTGATGGTTATGCCATTCTGTATTACATGGCTGGTGATTGGTAGGCCATTCCATATCGCAGGGCTGGTGACGGATAGGCCATTCCGTATCATAGGGTTAGTGATGGGTAGGTCATTCGTATCACAGGGCAGGTGATGGGTAGGCCATTCCGTAAAACAGGGCTGGTGATGGGTAGGCCATTTCTTATAACAGGGTTGATGATGGTTAGGCCATTCCTAATAGCAGGGCTGGTGAAGGGTAGGCCATTCCGTATCACAGGGCTGATGATGGTTAGGCAATTTGGTATAACAGGGCTGGTAATAGTTGGTCATTCCATAAAACAATGCTGGTGATGGTGAGGCCATTCTATATAACAGGGCTGGTGATGGACAGGCCATTCCGTATCACAGGGCTGGTGATTGGTAGGCCATTCCGTATCACAGGGCTGGTGATGGGTAGGCCATTCCGTATAACAGTGTTGGTGATGGGTAGGCAATTCTGTATCACAGGGCTGGTGATTGGCAGGCCATTCCGTATCACAAGGCTGGTGATTGGTAGGCCATTCCGTATCTCAGGGCTGGTGATGGTTAGGCCATTCCGTATTACAGGGCTGGTGATGGTTAGGCCATTCCGTATTACAGGGCTGGTGATGGTTAGGCCATTCCGTATTACAGGGCTGGTGATGGGTAGGTCATTCCGTATCTCAGGGCTGGTGATGGGTAGGTCATTCCGCATTACAGGGCTGGTGATGGGTAGGCCATTCCTTATAACAGGGCTGGTGATGGTTAGGCCATTCCGTATTACAGGGCTGGTGATTGGTAGGCAATTCCATATCGCAGGGCTGGTGATGGGTAGGCCATTCCGTATCACAGGGTTGGTGATGGGTAGGTCATTTGTATCACAGGGCAGGTGAAGGGTAGGCCATTCCGTATAACAGGGCTGGTGATGGGTAGGCCATTTCGTATTACAGGGCTGATGATGGTTAGGCCATTCCTAATAACAGGGCTGGTGATGGGTAGGCCATTGCGTATCACAGGGCTGATGATGGTTAGGCCAGTTTTTATAACAGGGCTGGTGATGGGTAGGTCATTCCATAAAACAGGGCTGGTGATGGTGATTCCATTCTATATAACAGGGCTGGTGATGGGCAGGCCATTCCGTATCACAGGGCTGGTGATTGGTAGGCCATTCCGTATCACAGGGCTGGTGATGGGTAGGCCATTCCGTATAACAGTGTTGGTGATGGGTAGGCAATTTTGTATCACAGGGCTGGTGATTGGTAGGTCATTCTGTATCACAAGGCTGGTGATTGGTAGGCCATTCCGTATCACAGGGCTGGTGATGGATAGGCCATTCCGTCTCACACGGCTAGTGATGGGCAGGCCATTCCGTATAACAGGGCCGGTGATGGGTAGGCCATTCCGTATCACAGGGCTGGTGATGGGAAAACCATTCCATATCACAGGGCTGGTGATGGGTATGCCATTCCTAATAACAGGGCTGGTGATGGGTAGGCCATTCCGTATCACAGGGCTGGTGATGGGCAGGCCATTCCGTATAACAGGGCTGTTTATGGGTAGGCCATTGCGTATAACAGGGCTGGTGATGGGCAGGCCATTCCGTATAACAGGGCTGTTTATGGGTAGGCCATTGCGTATAACAGGGCTAGTAATGAGAAGCCATTACAAATAACAGGGATGTTGATAGGTAGGCCATTCCGTATCACAAGGCTGGTGATTGGTAAGCCATTCCATATAACATGGTTTGTTACGGGTAGGCCATTCCGTAACTCGGGGCTTGTAATTTTAAACTGACTTCTTTCAAATTGGACGAAATAAGGATGAggtaccatttttttaaatatctcgCGAGATCTCATTTTACTCCGGGAAAAGCTTGGCTTTAACGCGGACAAATCCCGTTAAAAGAACGGAGGATATTTCCGGGCACAAAGCCTttgcccattccccgctatttcggctcgaaaacaaaaccaccgcattcactcagcactgcggagccacctggaaggtaaaaacatggcccgtTTCCCCCactatccccggtatatccccgaACCTGGGGGAACGGTCGTGGTATTAATTGACTGGTGTAAAACATGTGAAACAATCCAACTTCCTATGCTAGCTGTAGTAGGTAGGGTGGGTGGTTGGGTGGATTTGTAATGGGGAAGGGGGCGGGGGTGGGGGCGCTCTTAGCCTAGCAGTGTTAATAGCCTAATTTAATGCTTACAATCAACTCTTTTGTTGACGTATTTCTGTTACTGTTATTATCTTTCTAAAAACTTAACCACTTGGATGAAAACATCTTTGTTTACGTAGTCAAGAAATTAAGGACTAATGTTTTGACCTTTAACACACACATCTGCGCGCGTGCCTGTCTCGCGCGGAAATCTCCCGGGTTACCGCGGCATCTCGTTCTATCTTGACGTGATTACAAGGGATTCATCCCGCCTATGAATATACACAAGCACATATTCAGGCAA from Mya arenaria isolate MELC-2E11 chromosome 7, ASM2691426v1 carries:
- the LOC128239883 gene encoding uncharacterized protein LOC128239883 isoform X2, with the translated sequence MLSFKYLLLVTGVVGCIVLSSLGVAANDVMQCYRSCANSGTISDIYSCTQRCMTGTDSAQIDRRCYMCTDCNETTQENIYTAPCPGSCYKFSGENENRHKIIHRGCLSLGAESARFHKNTEVTVKIEKYKGDFIICNGHKCNAATSMFATVWITAIVFACLACLDVLFG
- the LOC128241213 gene encoding calphotin-like, which codes for MIRNGLSVTSPAIWNGLPITSHVIQNGITITSPVIRTDLPITSPEIRNDLPITSPVIRNGLTITSPVIRNGRTITSPVIRNGLTITSPVIRNDLPITSPEIRNDIPITSPVIRNDQPMTSPVIRNGLTITSPVIRNDLPITSPVIRTDLPITSPEIRNDLPITSPVIRNGLTITSPVIRNGLTITSPVIRNGLTITSPVIRNDLPITSPEIRNDIPITSPVIRNDQPMTSPVIRNGLTITSPVTRNDLPITSPEIRNDIPITSPVIRNDQPMTSPAIRNDLPITSPEIRNDQPITSPVIRNVLPITSPVVRNDIPITTPDIRNDLPITIPDIRNCLPITIPVIRNGLPITNHVIRNGLPITSPDIRNDLPITIPVIWNDLPITSPVIWNDQPITSPEIRNDLPITIPVIWNDLPITSPVIWNDQPITSPDIRNDLPITIPVIWNDLPITSPVIWNDQPITSPEIRNDLPITSPEIRNGIPTTSPVIRNDLPITSPDTWNNYPSPALIYGMTYPSPSLPVIRNGLPITSPVIRNGLPITSPDIWNGLPITSPVIWNDIPITSPDTSIRNGLPIISPDKRNELPITIPVILNDLPITSPVIRNDLPITSPEIRNDLSITSPVIRTGLPIIIPDIRNDLPITSPVIRKELPITIPDKRNDLPIICPVIRNDLTIICRVIRNGLPITSPVIRNDIPITSPVIRNGLPITIPDIRNDLPITIPDIRNDLTIICPVIRNGLPITSPVIRNDLSITIPDIRNDLPITSPVIRNDLPITIPDIRNDLPITIPDIRNDLPIICPVIRNGLPITSPVIRNGLSITIPDIRNDLPITSPVIRNDLPITIPDIRNDIPIISPVIRNALPITSPVIRNGLPITSPAIRNGLPITSPLIRNGLPITSPVIRNGLPITSPVIRNGLPITSPVIQNDLPITSPVIRNDLPITSLVIRNGLPITSIVLWNYLPITSPLIHNSLVVTIPAI
- the LOC128239883 gene encoding uncharacterized protein LOC128239883 isoform X1 translates to MLSFKYLLLVTGVVGCIVLSSLGVAANDVMQCYRSCANSGTISDIYSCTQRCMTGSAVDKTDGQSGTNKNTDGGRNENRRTDSAQIDRRCYMCTDCNETTQENIYTAPCPGSCYKFSGENENRHKIIHRGCLSLGAESARFHKNTEVTVKIEKYKGDFIICNGHKCNAATSMFATVWITAIVFACLACLDVLFG